Proteins from one Ornithobacterium rhinotracheale genomic window:
- a CDS encoding purine-nucleoside phosphorylase, which yields MYKKIQEATNYIKDKIGGEIPEFAIVLGSGLGALKDEVKPIVKIPYTEIPDFPQTTVKGHNGELIFGTLEGKKVLLMAGRFHYYEGYSMKEVTFPFRVFHLLGIKNLIVSNASGGVNPDFKVGDVMVIRDHINMFPEHPLRGQNMEEFGPRFPEMSKAYDYDFIAKFDEIAKRENIDIKKGVYVGLQGPTFETPAEYGMVRILGGDAVGMSTVPEVIVARHQGMRVAALSVITDLGGPEISIPVSHEEVLNAANVAMPNVIKLVKSLVAEN from the coding sequence ATGTACAAAAAAATTCAAGAAGCAACTAATTACATTAAAGATAAAATCGGGGGAGAAATTCCTGAATTTGCGATTGTTTTGGGCTCTGGTCTTGGGGCTTTGAAAGATGAAGTCAAGCCAATCGTAAAAATCCCTTACACCGAAATTCCTGATTTTCCGCAAACTACGGTAAAAGGACACAACGGCGAGCTTATTTTTGGTACGCTTGAGGGCAAAAAAGTGCTTCTAATGGCGGGTAGATTCCACTACTATGAGGGCTACAGCATGAAAGAGGTAACTTTTCCTTTCCGAGTTTTTCATCTTTTAGGCATCAAGAACTTAATCGTTTCTAATGCTTCTGGCGGAGTGAATCCAGATTTTAAAGTAGGTGATGTTATGGTGATTAGAGATCATATCAACATGTTTCCAGAGCATCCTTTGAGAGGGCAAAACATGGAAGAATTTGGTCCTCGTTTCCCAGAAATGAGCAAGGCTTATGATTATGATTTTATTGCCAAATTTGACGAGATCGCTAAAAGAGAAAATATTGATATCAAAAAAGGTGTGTATGTAGGCTTGCAAGGTCCTACCTTTGAAACTCCTGCCGAATACGGAATGGTGCGAATCTTGGGCGGTGACGCAGTAGGAATGAGTACTGTGCCAGAAGTGATTGTGGCAAGACACCAAGGAATGCGTGTGGCGGCACTTTCTGTCATCACCGATTTGGGTGGACCAGAAATCAGTATTCCAGTTTCTCATGAAGAAGTGCTTAATGCTGCAAATGTTGCAATGCCAAATGTGATTAAATTAGTGAAATCTCTCGTAGCAGAAAATTAA
- the lpxK gene encoding tetraacyldisaccharide 4'-kinase, with protein MNWRKLLAPLSAMWWGVTSTRNLLYKIGLFPVKSFKKPVIVIGNLSTGGTGKTPHTVYVLDLLRKNYRVAALSRGYGRRTSGFLVANYDSNARQIGDEPMMFFHRFKNRIVVSVGENRVEAIKELFQRFALDVVVLDDAFQHRALKAGFYILLTDYNELYSRDYVLPMGNLREPRSGAKRANVIVVTKCPPDLSEEEKEKIKRELKLLPEQEVFFSHINYSDTIYNISFNADIRQAEDCHALLITGIAKSDDLVKHAKSKFVSVKHLKYPDHYDFKPNDIKEIIGAYESLPSPKIMLTTEKDYMRLSQEHGIVKKLYYLPISIGIDQPDKFNEIISNYVQKNSRSN; from the coding sequence ATGAATTGGCGAAAACTATTGGCGCCCCTATCGGCTATGTGGTGGGGAGTAACGAGTACTAGAAATTTATTATACAAAATCGGTCTATTCCCCGTAAAAAGTTTTAAAAAACCTGTAATTGTAATCGGTAATTTATCGACTGGCGGAACAGGAAAAACACCACATACCGTGTATGTACTAGATTTGCTTAGAAAAAATTACCGAGTAGCCGCACTCAGCCGTGGCTATGGCCGCAGAACTTCGGGATTTTTGGTAGCAAACTACGATTCCAATGCGCGACAAATCGGCGATGAACCTATGATGTTTTTTCATCGATTTAAAAATAGAATTGTCGTGAGTGTGGGAGAAAATCGTGTAGAAGCTATTAAGGAATTATTTCAGCGATTTGCCTTGGATGTTGTGGTTTTAGATGATGCTTTTCAGCATCGTGCACTCAAGGCTGGATTTTATATTTTGCTCACCGATTACAATGAGTTGTATAGCAGAGATTATGTGCTGCCAATGGGAAACCTGCGCGAGCCACGCAGTGGTGCCAAGCGTGCCAATGTGATCGTGGTTACAAAATGCCCGCCTGATTTAAGCGAAGAGGAAAAAGAAAAAATTAAACGAGAATTGAAATTATTGCCAGAGCAAGAAGTCTTCTTTTCTCACATAAATTATAGTGATACGATATACAATATTTCGTTTAATGCAGACATTCGCCAAGCAGAAGATTGCCATGCGTTACTTATCACGGGAATTGCAAAAAGCGATGATTTAGTGAAACATGCAAAAAGCAAATTTGTTTCGGTGAAACATTTAAAATATCCTGATCATTACGACTTTAAGCCTAATGACATCAAAGAAATTATCGGTGCTTATGAATCCTTGCCTTCGCCTAAAATTATGTTAACAACCGAAAAAGATTACATGAGATTGAGCCAAGAGCATGGAATTGTCAAAAAATTGTACTATCTTCCGATTTCAATTGGCATCGATCAGCCAGATAAGTTTAACGAAATCATTAGCAATTATGTACAAAAAAATTCAAGAAGCAACTAA
- a CDS encoding DUF3307 domain-containing protein: MYQYLLSLFLLYFFTEFFISPVFWSKNPLKRIDSTLKLLLHLGIVLALSVPIFYYFGKYWTTTLWVIGAFLLIDVVQFLLKQKSYFYRFLYSQITKIAIFGYLLFPLYYRSAGDEQIYRVAIVLLAYIINTSPASILISSFLDQKKLNSSDFSPSNSWGKYIGVLERLLVVTFIFLNEFPPIGFLIIAKFLYVIFANSHRDKNQISREITGSLFSILFAILVGIIFNTFLI, encoded by the coding sequence ATGTACCAATATTTATTATCACTTTTTTTACTTTATTTCTTCACAGAATTCTTTATTTCGCCCGTTTTTTGGAGCAAAAATCCACTAAAACGCATTGATTCTACACTCAAATTATTATTGCACTTGGGTATAGTTCTAGCTCTAAGTGTGCCGATTTTTTATTATTTCGGGAAATATTGGACAACCACCCTTTGGGTAATAGGTGCTTTTTTACTCATCGATGTCGTTCAATTTTTATTAAAACAAAAATCCTATTTTTATCGATTTTTATATTCACAAATCACCAAAATTGCCATTTTTGGCTATTTGCTATTTCCTTTATATTATAGAAGTGCAGGCGATGAACAAATATATCGCGTAGCCATTGTTCTGCTCGCTTATATAATCAATACAAGCCCTGCTTCTATTTTGATTTCGAGTTTTTTAGACCAAAAAAAATTAAATTCAAGCGATTTTTCACCAAGCAATTCTTGGGGAAAATACATTGGCGTTTTAGAAAGACTTCTTGTTGTAACCTTTATATTTTTAAACGAATTTCCACCGATTGGATTTTTAATTATAGCTAAATTTTTATATGTGATTTTTGCCAATTCGCATCGTGACAAAAACCAGATTTCACGCGAGATTACGGGAAGTTTGTTCAGTATACTATTTGCGATTTTGGTAGGTATTATTTTTAACACCTTTCTCATCTAA
- a CDS encoding acetate/propionate family kinase — MDKKILVINSGSSSLKFQLFEMPQEKVLAHGLVERIGLEVSAIHYKTEKGKFSDELEIPNHEVALKEVTARLLDKEIGVISNVEDVDLVAHRVVHGGQEFTETVKITDEVKEKIKSLFPLAPLHNPANLKGIEVAEKLFSNATQVAVFDTSFFKTLPEFVYRYAIPKDKTDKTGIRLYGFHGISHKYVTRKAYEYLKDDSKKLITIHLGNGCSMTAVNKGEAVDHSLGYGPNDGLIMGTRCGSIDSSVVVTLQQQNNWSPEEVSNFLSKESGMKGLTGYSDMRDIESEAENGNKDCQLALAMNTYRIKKYIGAYIAALNGVDALVFTAGIGENSDFFRSLATKDLEYLGIKIDAEKNKIRSGEAREINTEDSKIKVLVIPTNEELEMAQEAYNL, encoded by the coding sequence ATGGATAAAAAAATATTAGTAATCAATTCGGGAAGCTCATCGCTTAAATTTCAATTGTTTGAAATGCCACAAGAAAAAGTGCTTGCACACGGGCTTGTTGAGCGTATCGGGCTTGAGGTTTCTGCAATTCATTACAAAACAGAAAAAGGTAAATTTTCTGATGAATTAGAAATTCCGAACCACGAAGTGGCTCTGAAAGAAGTTACGGCGAGATTGCTCGACAAAGAAATCGGTGTAATCAGCAATGTGGAAGATGTGGATCTTGTAGCTCACCGTGTAGTGCATGGAGGGCAAGAGTTTACTGAAACTGTAAAAATCACAGATGAGGTAAAAGAAAAAATCAAAAGTCTTTTCCCATTGGCTCCCCTACACAATCCTGCCAATTTAAAAGGAATTGAAGTAGCCGAAAAATTATTTAGCAATGCTACACAAGTAGCTGTATTTGATACTTCATTCTTCAAAACTTTGCCAGAATTTGTATATCGTTACGCCATTCCAAAGGATAAAACCGACAAAACTGGAATTAGACTTTACGGATTCCACGGGATTTCTCACAAATATGTAACTAGAAAAGCCTACGAATACTTAAAAGATGATTCTAAAAAATTAATCACAATCCACCTCGGAAATGGTTGCTCTATGACTGCTGTGAACAAGGGTGAAGCGGTAGACCATTCTCTAGGCTATGGACCAAACGATGGACTTATCATGGGAACTCGTTGTGGATCAATCGATTCTTCTGTTGTGGTAACTTTACAACAGCAAAACAACTGGTCTCCAGAAGAAGTTTCTAATTTCTTGTCTAAAGAAAGCGGAATGAAGGGCTTAACTGGCTACAGCGATATGCGAGACATTGAATCTGAGGCAGAAAATGGAAACAAAGATTGCCAATTAGCACTAGCTATGAACACCTACCGAATCAAAAAATACATCGGTGCCTACATCGCAGCATTAAATGGCGTAGATGCACTTGTATTTACTGCAGGAATTGGTGAAAATAGTGATTTCTTCAGATCATTAGCTACTAAAGATTTGGAATACTTAGGCATCAAAATTGATGCTGAGAAAAACAAAATTCGCAGTGGAGAAGCTCGCGAAATCAATACAGAAGATTCAAAAATTAAAGTGCTTGTAATCCCGACCAACGAGGAGCTGGAAATGGCACAAGAGGCGTATAATCTATAA
- the pta gene encoding phosphate acetyltransferase, which translates to MNKGLYIATLEPHSGKSMIILGLMQSLLGKMAKVAYFKPVVASEEEKDNHIETILSHFGLNSSYDESYAVTRDELIRNRNSGKIADSLEKIIAKYKQLESTHDFVLVEGTDFMGGSSVFEFDWNVNIAKNLGLPVLLISTGIDKTFKEFDRNLEMAYKSFQNRDVQVIGIVANKIQEENVEALKQHLDKYLPENVEKIIVPLVSELQNPSIEEIVAELDAEVLVGKENLSNLTGKFAVGAMQLPNFLNHLEQNGLVITPGDRADIILGSLQAHHSAKYPSVAGIVLTGGIKPEETIMRLIEGTQQNVPIVSVKTGTYETTQKIGAIRSNVSKEKITKIQSSLDTFGKFVSPENFIQSMNSYQNQVVTPMMFQYSLIDTAKKARKKIVLPESGDPRILTATERLSKLGIVDIVLLGNHDQIHAQLKELNLQVDFNNVEIVDPENFDKFEDYANTFYELRKHKGVNMDMARDTMRDVSYFGTMMIYKGDADGMVSGAVHTTQHTIRPALQFIKTKPGCSIVSSVFFMCLEDRVSVFGDCAINPNPTAEQLAEIAISSADSAAAFGIEPKVAMLSYSSGNSGKGADVDKVREATELVKAKRPDLKIEGPIQYDAAVDANVGRQKMPDSEVAGQASVLIFPDLNTGNNTYKAVQRETGAIAIGPMLQGLNRPVNDLSRGCTVDDIFNTVIITAIQAQDF; encoded by the coding sequence ATGAATAAAGGATTATACATTGCAACACTGGAGCCACACAGTGGTAAATCAATGATTATTTTAGGACTTATGCAATCTTTGCTCGGAAAAATGGCAAAGGTAGCTTACTTTAAACCCGTGGTGGCTAGCGAGGAGGAAAAAGACAATCATATCGAAACGATTTTAAGTCATTTTGGGCTTAATTCTTCTTATGATGAAAGCTATGCGGTAACTCGTGATGAGCTGATTCGCAACAGAAATTCAGGTAAAATCGCTGATTCTCTTGAAAAAATCATTGCTAAATACAAACAATTAGAAAGCACCCACGATTTCGTCCTTGTGGAAGGTACCGATTTTATGGGTGGTAGCAGCGTTTTTGAGTTTGATTGGAATGTGAATATCGCTAAAAACTTAGGTTTACCTGTACTTTTAATCAGTACTGGAATCGATAAAACTTTTAAGGAGTTTGATAGAAACCTTGAGATGGCTTACAAGTCTTTCCAAAATCGTGATGTTCAAGTCATTGGAATTGTAGCTAATAAAATTCAAGAGGAAAATGTTGAGGCTTTAAAACAACATTTAGATAAATATTTACCAGAAAATGTGGAGAAAATCATCGTTCCGCTCGTCTCCGAATTGCAAAATCCAAGCATCGAGGAAATTGTGGCTGAATTAGATGCCGAGGTACTCGTTGGAAAAGAAAATTTAAGCAATCTCACTGGGAAATTTGCTGTGGGAGCTATGCAATTGCCCAACTTTTTAAATCATTTAGAGCAAAATGGGCTTGTAATCACCCCGGGCGACCGTGCCGACATCATTCTCGGCTCCTTGCAAGCGCACCACTCTGCCAAGTACCCAAGCGTGGCAGGCATTGTTTTGACAGGTGGAATTAAACCAGAAGAAACAATCATGCGACTGATAGAGGGTACTCAACAAAATGTGCCTATCGTTTCGGTAAAAACTGGAACTTATGAAACTACTCAAAAAATTGGTGCTATCCGCTCTAATGTTTCAAAAGAAAAAATTACTAAAATTCAATCTTCTTTAGATACATTTGGAAAATTCGTTTCGCCAGAAAACTTTATACAATCTATGAATTCCTATCAAAATCAAGTGGTAACGCCTATGATGTTCCAGTACAGCTTGATTGATACGGCTAAAAAAGCACGTAAAAAAATCGTTTTACCAGAATCTGGCGACCCTAGAATTTTGACGGCTACTGAAAGGCTCTCAAAATTGGGAATTGTGGACATTGTGCTACTCGGCAATCACGACCAAATACACGCGCAATTAAAAGAACTAAATCTGCAAGTAGACTTTAATAATGTGGAAATTGTAGACCCTGAAAACTTTGATAAGTTTGAGGACTATGCCAATACATTCTACGAGCTGAGAAAACACAAAGGGGTAAATATGGATATGGCAAGAGACACTATGCGAGATGTCTCCTACTTTGGTACTATGATGATTTACAAAGGCGATGCCGACGGAATGGTTTCTGGAGCTGTACACACTACGCAACACACCATTCGCCCTGCCTTACAATTTATCAAAACAAAGCCAGGTTGTTCAATTGTGAGCTCTGTATTCTTTATGTGTCTAGAAGATAGAGTTTCTGTATTCGGCGATTGTGCTATCAATCCAAACCCAACTGCTGAGCAATTGGCAGAAATTGCTATTTCATCAGCCGATAGTGCTGCAGCCTTTGGAATTGAACCAAAAGTGGCAATGCTCTCTTACTCTTCTGGAAACTCAGGAAAAGGTGCCGATGTAGACAAAGTGCGAGAAGCAACTGAATTGGTAAAAGCAAAACGCCCAGATTTGAAAATCGAAGGTCCTATCCAGTATGATGCGGCTGTAGATGCCAATGTAGGTCGTCAAAAAATGCCTGATTCTGAGGTAGCAGGGCAAGCTTCTGTCTTAATCTTCCCAGATTTGAACACAGGAAACAACACCTACAAAGCGGTGCAAAGAGAAACTGGTGCTATCGCCATTGGACCTATGTTACAAGGACTTAACCGCCCTGTAAACGATTTAAGTAGAGGTTGTACTGTAGATGATATCTTCAATACTGTAATCATCACAGCGATTCAGGCACAAGATTTTTAA
- a CDS encoding DUF4294 domain-containing protein encodes MKRILAIGITLISGLIGAQVQNPDFDKEVSDSEIDSLNWSRHVIVLQDVNAYSLKFNKDIEKKYYIWLERRVDDIYPFLQKAVTEYYLVKDSADQITSKRERRRYIKKRYNELADQYEEKLKQLSTSRGQILCKLINKETGKTTYDIIKELRGGFSAFLWNTAGGAFNIDLKKEFDPEKTREDLYLAVILQRGIASGKYQPIDKNPTRRRENLRPIIEALRKGSKS; translated from the coding sequence ATGAAAAGAATTTTGGCCATAGGAATTACACTAATCTCGGGACTGATTGGTGCACAAGTGCAGAATCCCGACTTTGATAAGGAGGTGAGCGATAGCGAGATCGATTCACTAAACTGGAGTCGACATGTAATCGTTTTGCAAGACGTGAACGCATATTCTTTAAAATTTAACAAAGACATCGAGAAAAAATACTACATCTGGCTCGAGCGCCGTGTAGACGACATCTATCCCTTTCTGCAAAAGGCGGTGACTGAATATTATTTGGTAAAAGACAGTGCAGACCAAATCACTAGCAAACGCGAACGCAGACGCTACATCAAAAAACGCTACAACGAATTGGCAGACCAGTACGAAGAGAAATTGAAACAACTTTCGACTTCTCGTGGGCAGATTTTGTGTAAACTGATTAATAAAGAAACGGGCAAAACAACTTACGACATTATTAAAGAATTGCGTGGTGGCTTTTCGGCATTTTTATGGAACACTGCGGGCGGAGCTTTTAATATTGATTTAAAAAAGGAATTTGATCCCGAAAAAACACGCGAAGATTTATATTTAGCCGTGATTTTGCAACGAGGCATCGCCAGCGGAAAATATCAACCTATCGATAAAAACCCTACTCGCAGAAGGGAAAATCTGCGCCCAATTATTGAGGCGTTAAGAAAGGGAAGTAAATCTTAA
- a CDS encoding M42 family metallopeptidase — MKDTFFKAKSLDFLEKYLNVASPTGYESAGQKIWIDYIKNYVDEVRTDAYGTAYGIINPEAEFKVVIEAHADEISWFVNYITDDGLIYVVRNGGSDQAIAPSKRVNIHTEKGIVEGVFGWPAIHTRQHGKDEAPKIESIFIDIGAKDKKEVEKMGVHVGCVITYPDEFKIMNDRYFCCRALDNRIGGFMIAEVARLLKENKKKLDFGLYITNSVQEEVGLNGAKMITETIKPNAAIITDVTHDTTTPMIDKKKEGEQKCGDGPVIAYAPSVHHTLRTIIEKAAKDNKIPFQRAALSRYTGTDTDAFAYSNGGVPSALLSLPLRYMHTTVEMVHKDDVQNLIQLMYESLLKIENNHNFSYFQD, encoded by the coding sequence ATGAAAGATACATTTTTTAAGGCTAAAAGTCTTGATTTTTTAGAAAAATATTTAAATGTAGCATCGCCTACGGGCTATGAATCTGCCGGGCAAAAAATCTGGATAGATTACATCAAAAATTATGTAGACGAAGTGCGCACCGATGCCTATGGCACGGCTTACGGAATTATTAATCCCGAGGCGGAGTTTAAAGTAGTAATCGAGGCGCATGCCGATGAAATTTCGTGGTTTGTAAACTATATTACAGATGACGGATTGATTTATGTCGTGCGAAATGGTGGCTCAGACCAAGCCATTGCGCCATCTAAACGCGTAAATATCCATACCGAAAAGGGAATTGTGGAAGGCGTATTCGGCTGGCCAGCTATTCACACACGCCAGCATGGCAAAGACGAAGCTCCAAAAATCGAATCAATTTTTATTGATATCGGAGCCAAAGACAAAAAGGAAGTAGAGAAAATGGGCGTGCATGTGGGCTGTGTGATTACTTATCCCGATGAGTTTAAAATCATGAACGATAGATATTTCTGTTGCCGTGCGCTCGACAATAGAATTGGTGGCTTTATGATTGCCGAAGTGGCGCGTTTACTCAAAGAAAACAAGAAAAAATTGGATTTTGGGCTATACATTACCAATTCGGTGCAGGAAGAAGTGGGACTAAATGGAGCCAAAATGATTACCGAAACCATTAAGCCAAATGCTGCTATCATTACCGATGTTACGCACGATACCACCACGCCGATGATTGATAAGAAAAAAGAAGGCGAACAAAAATGTGGAGATGGTCCCGTGATTGCCTATGCGCCATCGGTGCACCATACATTGCGCACAATCATTGAAAAGGCCGCCAAAGACAACAAAATTCCGTTTCAGCGTGCGGCGCTTTCTCGCTACACAGGAACCGACACCGATGCCTTTGCATACAGCAATGGCGGAGTGCCTTCAGCATTGTTGAGCTTGCCACTTCGTTATATGCATACTACGGTAGAAATGGTGCACAAAGATGATGTGCAAAACTTAATCCAGCTGATGTATGAATCATTGCTAAAAATCGAGAATAATCATAATTTTAGCTATTTTCAAGACTAA
- the tatC gene encoding twin-arginine translocase subunit TatC, whose translation MNNNNTTSKDDMPFLDHVAELRKHLLRALVGVVIGAILAAVFWQQILDFIMAPLKSNFITYTVFNKIGNFTGYGDLFPKNFDIQTELTNLEFGGQFTAIIGVVLVAGLIIALPYVVYEIFQFIKPGLTPMERKYSNLTMFFTVMFFLFGVGFSYFFIMPLSVHFMYFFQPFGVENNWKLLSYISVFVQTTLSTGVVFLLPIFVYFLAKIDLVTPNFMKTYRKHAFVVVLTIAAIITPADILSMVIASIPLLLLYELSILIVKWVYKNKERTLTENNV comes from the coding sequence GTGAACAATAACAATACGACATCAAAAGACGATATGCCATTTCTGGATCATGTCGCCGAACTCCGTAAACATCTTCTGCGAGCGCTTGTGGGCGTGGTTATAGGAGCAATTTTGGCAGCGGTATTTTGGCAACAGATTCTGGATTTTATCATGGCTCCACTCAAATCAAATTTTATCACCTACACGGTGTTCAACAAAATTGGAAATTTCACGGGGTATGGCGATCTTTTCCCAAAGAATTTCGATATCCAGACCGAACTCACCAACCTTGAATTTGGCGGACAATTCACGGCGATTATCGGTGTGGTTTTAGTTGCGGGACTCATCATCGCTCTGCCCTATGTGGTGTACGAAATTTTTCAATTCATAAAACCTGGGCTCACGCCTATGGAACGAAAATATAGCAATCTCACCATGTTTTTTACCGTGATGTTTTTCTTGTTTGGCGTGGGATTCAGCTACTTTTTTATCATGCCACTTTCGGTTCATTTCATGTACTTTTTTCAGCCGTTTGGCGTGGAAAACAATTGGAAATTATTGAGTTATATTTCAGTTTTTGTACAGACAACGCTTTCTACGGGCGTGGTGTTCTTGCTGCCTATTTTTGTGTATTTCTTGGCTAAAATTGATTTGGTAACGCCCAATTTCATGAAAACCTACCGAAAACACGCTTTTGTGGTCGTACTCACCATTGCCGCAATCATTACCCCAGCCGATATTTTAAGTATGGTAATCGCTTCTATTCCATTGCTTTTACTTTACGAATTGAGCATTTTAATCGTGAAATGGGTGTACAAGAATAAAGAAAGAACTTTGACTGAAAACAATGTTTAA
- a CDS encoding SIS domain-containing protein: protein MKSEEILKYTKELLQLQAKEILHLGENLNESFVNCINTCKNCKGKLVLVGVGKNKPIAEKMVATLNSTGTRAQFLHAGEALHGDLGLLAPEDIAIVLSKSGNTAEIKNALPSIKKLCSQVIAITGNMQSYLAKNADIVLDTTVSRELGYLDVAPTTSTTVQLVICDIIAVILKKLKNFTKEDFGVFHPGGSLGKKLSWKVADMVDPSQKPRVDIDADIKEVIQSLTSGRFGITVVEQKGKIVGVITDGDLRRMLQKYSDLKGIKANDIATFAPKTIHKDVLAVDALKIINQNKIGQLIVVDDNNDYFGIIDFHVLTNEGLSEQ, encoded by the coding sequence TTGAAATCAGAAGAAATTTTAAAATACACGAAAGAGCTCTTGCAACTACAAGCAAAAGAAATTCTACATTTAGGCGAAAACCTTAATGAATCTTTTGTAAATTGCATTAACACTTGCAAAAACTGCAAAGGAAAATTAGTGCTAGTGGGCGTAGGCAAAAATAAGCCTATTGCCGAGAAAATGGTAGCGACGCTCAACAGCACAGGAACGCGCGCCCAATTCTTGCATGCTGGCGAGGCTTTGCATGGCGACTTGGGACTTTTAGCTCCTGAAGATATTGCCATAGTACTCTCTAAATCAGGAAATACCGCAGAAATTAAAAATGCTCTTCCATCCATCAAAAAACTATGCTCACAAGTGATTGCTATCACAGGAAATATGCAGTCTTATTTGGCCAAAAACGCCGATATTGTGCTCGATACTACGGTTTCTCGTGAATTGGGATACTTGGATGTGGCTCCTACGACGAGTACTACCGTTCAGCTGGTGATTTGCGACATTATTGCCGTGATTTTGAAAAAGCTGAAAAACTTTACCAAAGAAGATTTTGGTGTGTTTCACCCTGGGGGCTCATTGGGCAAAAAGCTTTCGTGGAAAGTGGCTGATATGGTAGACCCAAGCCAGAAACCGCGTGTGGACATCGATGCCGACATAAAAGAAGTGATTCAGTCGCTTACTTCGGGACGATTCGGGATCACCGTGGTGGAACAAAAAGGCAAAATTGTGGGCGTGATTACCGACGGAGATTTGCGCCGAATGTTGCAAAAATATTCTGATTTGAAAGGTATAAAAGCAAATGATATTGCTACTTTTGCGCCCAAAACTATTCATAAGGATGTGCTCGCGGTGGATGCGCTTAAAATTATCAACCAGAACAAAATTGGGCAGCTTATAGTAGTGGATGACAACAACGATTATTTTGGAATTATAGATTTCCATGTACTAACAAACGAAGGATTAAGTGAACAATAA